The following DNA comes from Cucumis sativus cultivar 9930 chromosome 7, Cucumber_9930_V3, whole genome shotgun sequence.
agaaaAAGTTAAATCTTGCAAGATTTTAATCTTTCAGAAATTGTTGGTACGAACTTGCACTTCAGAGCTTCAATTCTCTCTCCTACCAAAGACCCCTCAAAATGAATGACAAGGGtctttatttatagagaaaatttGTGGACTTTAGGTGGGCTTGGACTTGAGCTCATTTTCTTAGCGGGTTCGGGCACCATTGTTTGGCTCGATTTTTCATCAGGGACTTGCATTAGGTTGACTAAGAGAAAACTTATTATCCaaaatccaatcaaattataatcaccatcattttgttgtgatgacatggcaaaatttaattggccaaaatttcttgctcaaGGATactcttatattttaaaaacatacccaactttttgtaaaatcaaaattattcattaattttcaattttagaaaggGATAAGGTTGGAGAAGTAAAAAGGTCCCACAAATTTGTAATGCCCCATCTTTTCAAGGAACCAAGtacaaattgatatttttcgtttttcacgtgaatttaaacaaataaatatttttcaacgTGTTGGTGTTGATTTTCAATGATTAGCATCCATTTTAAAAGAGCTTATCATGTCACATAATTATACTATTGCTTGAACAATTAGGTAGATATACACGACAACATGACTCAAGTGACATAATGCTAATAACTCAAGTGACATAATGCTAATAtaatgaagatgaaaaattagagatttgatggttggagaagaaagagagtgTAATTAACgttgaaaaataaagcaaTTTAGAATGAGTGACATAGAGTTTTAACTCAATCTAGATACGACTCAACTGCGCTTATACGTTCATatttaaagtgaaaaatagAAGGTGAGAAAGGTGGGAGGTTCAATTCAAATGAATTAAGAGGTAAGCACTCCCACGTTTATTTGGTTTTGGGCCTGTAACTCGTACGTAGGCCCAACTTTTATTAAAGCGGCCCCTAACTGAGGCTAATTATTTCCCCAATTCAGCTTTTGTTAGGATTAGGTTAAATGGATTATTTAACCTTTAACGCTTCTAAATTATATAGATCTTGAAATTGAacctttcatttcaaataataaattcaacttttaaactatataatttttacaattatctCACTCcaatattttaacattaaaaaatttgagggtaaaattgtagaagaaaaatacatttgcCATCAAAAGGTCACCAATGAATTGAGAAACAAATAGTTTGACATTTATTTTGatgtggaagaaaaagaagaagatgggaaCCAAAATAAGTATTAATCTTGTAATTTTGTATAGAGTCATGAGAGTTGAATACATCCACCCAGTGTGACCCACCATtgctttaacaaaattaagtcATTGTATTCACAATAATTGGGGGCTTCCTCATGTTTATCTCCAATGTGCCCTTTCAACGCTTCACCTATTCTTTTATATCTACAGAACATATAATCTATTGTATACACAAAAGCTTAGAAgaggataatttttttttgttttcagtgTGTCAttgctttcaattttgtttttcaattctcctttttaatttgtcataattttgtattcaattttatttttctaccaTAATTAATTgtgattattatatttaaataattgagtATTAAATATTAACGTGATTCCATTTTCAATGAATTAGTTAAATgattcattaaaaaatgatttccCCCACGTggagaaaaaaactaattcaaatattaaatgtttaaaaattttcattattttatgtgatggagaggtttatttatttatttatttatttaaatggtgaaattttatattcacaATTAAGTAAAatgatttcattattttggTGATGAGTAGTTTTAAGTTGGaggaaaactttttttaaaattttgttgtagatcatttagtttttctatcatttatttttcccttAGCTACATTTACCTATGTATATAtgcttttagatttttttttaacaaatatgaaattagttttttttttaaaaaaaagttaaatattttctttttatgtttaagATCATTTTTCGATATCTTTTAACAATGAGTCAAACGATCTTCCTTAACTATCTCATTTAAACAATAGGATATTCctcatatttataaatattttattgtaagttcttcttttttgactctttaaaaagaagaagttttaTGAATGTAAAATTATTCTTCACAACAGTGTTCAATCGTTTATATTTTTGGTGAATAATATGTACGAAAGTAAACCGGTTAGCTTCTGCATTATGacaaattattgaagattGTCAAAGGATTTAACAGAGTAACAATggataagaaaaatataaatgaaggCTGAGATAATTGTACTGCGATCAATGAATTCAGTGGAGTTTGGATTCGTCTTCAAGGAGATTCAAGTTTACCGTCAAGGAaagttgagtttaattttagagttaagttacaaacttttgaatctcaataataatatatattatatgagcAAATAAGCTCTCTAGATATAAGTCGTGTTTGTTGAACTAGGTTACCAATGTGATATAGCTAGCATTTAATATCTCAATAAAACTAATATGACTATTGTcaatcataaaagaaatttttatatGCTATACATTAtttccaaataaatataaatatatatatatataacaactaATGAACTTGTATAATTGAAAACACTTTATTTTCATggacaaataattaaaaaaattgctaaaattttaatatataacattttagaatgcatttattttgtactttaaAATGCTACTGATAAAATTATACTTCAGGACAAAAACAAGTGGAAAAATGTGGCAAGACTAATTTTGATgcaaaactaaaatgtaagTATGAACATcgttaatcatttttttaaataaatacttaAACATTTCTTAGAATGAGACCCTGATAGGtagatataaattcaaaaaacttttcatatttattttgcataaaatagtatagatttaaaaaacaaaacttagaaATAATAACTGatagtacatttttttttgtatataaatatctAAACTAAACATTGTAACTCTCCTCCCTTCTCAATTTTCTTGTGCtctctcatcttcttttactataattttgtCGTCGCATTATACTCAATTtgatttattcatttcaaattttatttgtagcATTGTTTCGTGGATGGGACAACTCCTCTTCATTAtgatatttaagaaaaaacaaactaagTACAcatataaaatgtaatttttcttttgttgattatGTAATATACTATTTGTTTAAAGTAAGTTATattctctattttatttttgaaattgtgtttttctttttaatcttggaatgaaattaagatttagatttaatagtctaaaatttaaactccacgttacaaaattgatttgaatttaaattttatgaaataggCACAGGTGGTTGGGGCtacttatattaaaaattgtgtTGCAAATTCCAATGAACGCATTTGGaataaaatgaatacaaaGACAGAGggacacacacacacacacacacaacatTAGATTAAACATGTGCTTCCTAAATATCATTCATTAAAATCCTATTCCTCTCCCCATCTTCTCCGTTCTccaataactttttttaagaaaaaaatgacttcatcttcttcagaACACCCACAAATTCCCCTCCCTCTGAAACCCATCCCCGGCAGCTATGGCTTCCCCATCTTTGGACCCATCATAGATCGCTACCATTACTTCTACATCCAAGGCAGAGAAACCTTCTTCCGATCCCGAATGGCCAAGTACAATTCCACTGTGTTCCGTACCAACATGCCGCCAGGTCCCTTCATCTCTTCCAATTCCAAAGTAATCGTCCTTCTCGACGCCCTCACTTTTCCGATCCTCTTCGACACCACTAAAGTTGAGAAACGCAACGTTCTCGATGGAACTTACATGCCCTCCCTTGCCTTCACTGGAGGCATTCGTACTTGTGCTTTCTTAGACCCATCTGAAACAGAGCACTCTGTTCTCAAACGCCATTTCCTCAAATTTCTTGCCTCTCGTCACCACCAATTCATTCCTCTCTTTCGAACCTCCATCTCCGAGATGTTTGATAAACTTGAAAAggaattacaaaacaataacgTCGCCAATTTTAATCCTATCAGTGATTACGCATcctttgatttcattttccGATTGCTTTCCGATCGCAGCCCCGATAAGAATTTCAGCTCCGAGGGACCGGGTTTAGTCGACCGATGGCTTACTATGCAGCTCGCTCCATTAGCTACACTTGGTTTGCCCAAAATTTTCAGCTGCTTTGAAGATCTCATCATCCATACTTTCCGTTTACCGTTCGCACTCGTTAAAAGCGCTTACAGGTAAATGAATGAAAACTGAAATCAACTTCTTTcttaaattactaaaaactATCTAGAATCAGAACCACAAACTGATTAATGTTGTATTACAGGAAGCTCTACGAATCGTTTTACGAGTCGTCAGGTTCATTTCTAGACGAAGCCGAGAAACAGGGAATAAACAGAGAGAAAGCATGTCATAATTTAGTGTTTTTAGCTGGATTCAACGCATACGCCGGAATGAAAGTGTTGTTGCCGATTCTGCTGAACTGGGTTGGATCTGCCGGCGAGGAGCTTCATCGGAAACTAGTGGGCGAAATCAGAGCCGCCGTGAAGATAGACGGGGGAATAACATTCGGGGCTTTAGAGAAGATGAGTCTGCTGAAATCCGTGGTGTACGAGGTTCTGAGGATCGACCCGCCGGTGCCGTACCAATACGCAAAGGCGAAACAAGACATTGTGATAGAGAGCCATGATTCTGCTTTCGAGATCAAGAAAGGGGAAATGATTTTTGGGTATCAGCCGATTGCGACAAAAGATCCGAAAGTGTTTGAGAATGCGGAGGAGTTTGTGGGCGAAAGGTTCGTGGGCGAGAAAGGGGAGAAGCTTTTGAAGTATGTTTATTGGTCAAATGGTCGGGAGACGGAGGAGCCAACGGCGGAGAACAAGCAGTGTCCGGCGAGGGATCTGGTGGTGCTGATGTGCAGAGTAGTGTTGGTGGAACTTTTCCTCCGTTATGATACGTTCACCGTCGAGGGAACCCGGTCGTCGTTGGGTTGGTCTGTGAAGGTGAAATCGTTGACTAAAGCCTAATCGCTATCAACGGTTGCGCCAGCTTCCTCTAAGCTCTACGcctttcaaacaaataaagactGAAATTCATTTTTAGTCCTAATTActctcttcaatttttaaattatgaccTTATTTccaatttctcttcttttttttttttttttttttttgaacacTCTATATTGCATTGTGAGaataaattttagtaatatatcatacataaatatatattgataattatttattaagcTAAGTTGATCatgttttaaattagaatCATTGGTGATTGGTGTTTTGTGGGAGGTGGAggatattaatttataatccttgctttttattattttaattttcgtaatgaataattaaatgtcacgttctctcttttcattttttcttttaatgtaaTTATAGAAGTGGATTATTTGGGGATTGAGCTGTTTAGTGGGGAAGGGAGGTTGAAATTTTTACATTTCTATCCAATTCTTccgttttcaaaaaaattggttGGGTTCaattcataataaatttataaacacaattcaaGTTGTTTGAAATCTCACTAAACTATTAACCTACAACTTCCTCTTAGATTCCCTTGCTACTTCTATTATTCTCTTTATTATGATTAGGACTAGTATACCTTACTAaactaacaaattttatttatttgtttatatgatatatatgtgtatacatctgtacatatatatatatacatctaaatatatataactccCCAGtacacttaattaattaattgatgtgATTAAAATTCACACTTTCATAAAAAATCATCTATTTTTGTCGATAGTTTTATCCCTAccttatttttcatgttagtttaaaaaatcacgttactcttaaaaaaaagtttcaaaatataactaataatatatttttaatatttgattgtaTCGGTAAGTACGGTTGAAAGAGTATTTTCGTTGGAAGCAATTAATTAAGacaaaaccaattaaaatttaaagtgaGAGTGGAAGGggtaaaattgatgaaattgcCCTTATGTTAAGATtgtgattaaaaaatattgtaaaatttgggaacaatttttgtatttaagaaACAACAATTCATTTGttcattctaaaatttgagttcatacacttcatttatttgtttctttttttttcctattattGAGTCTACTCTTGGATGGTATTTTAGAACTTTAGGATGTTAtgttaaactaaataaatacatatacacacaCGTAGTATAGTTACTTCAAAATGAATAAACAAGCCagcaaaatgaataaatgagCTTGATCTGTTGTTTGAATTGGATCGTACCTGTATATTCTCAAATAAGACTAAAAGAACGAACCCAAAAATGGAAACATTGGCCCAAGGCCGAGTCCGAAGAGAGATCTAAAAGGTTAGAAGCCCAACATAGAATAGGTTAAGAAGGGATTGAATACACAAACACATAGTAAGAATAATGGCCACAACCAGTACTATTGTAAAtccaaataaaaagagaataggAGTGAGGTGAAAAGGCTTTATCAATAAGACATGGTTTGCATAGAAGATGTAAGTTCTAAACTAATATCAAATTCTCTCATCATCTTCCAATCTTCTCACTACCTTTCTCTCTACTACCAAACTAGCTCTATTTCTCTAAGATACATATTCATTGATACTGGTCCGTGGAGATCaagtacaatttttttttttaaaaaaaatcaattactAAGcacacaaaattattatactaataagaaaaaatgattgaatcataacatttaaaaatagtaagaTTTCGAAAACGTTTTCCCAAAATCGAAATTGATTAATGTGCTGGAGGAAGTTCCATTGGggaaaagattaaaagtgATTATCTATAATGTTAAGTCTTTAATCAAGAGGCCTATTAGCTCAGTTGGTTAGAGCGTCGTGCTAATAACGCGAAGGTCGCAGGTTCGAAACCTGCATGggccattttttattttatatttctttttgttccttttatAAGAATTAGtcctatatataatatttagatCAAT
Coding sequences within:
- the LOC101211574 gene encoding allene oxide synthase 3, translated to MTSSSSEHPQIPLPLKPIPGSYGFPIFGPIIDRYHYFYIQGRETFFRSRMAKYNSTVFRTNMPPGPFISSNSKVIVLLDALTFPILFDTTKVEKRNVLDGTYMPSLAFTGGIRTCAFLDPSETEHSVLKRHFLKFLASRHHQFIPLFRTSISEMFDKLEKELQNNNVANFNPISDYASFDFIFRLLSDRSPDKNFSSEGPGLVDRWLTMQLAPLATLGLPKIFSCFEDLIIHTFRLPFALVKSAYRKLYESFYESSGSFLDEAEKQGINREKACHNLVFLAGFNAYAGMKVLLPILLNWVGSAGEELHRKLVGEIRAAVKIDGGITFGALEKMSLLKSVVYEVLRIDPPVPYQYAKAKQDIVIESHDSAFEIKKGEMIFGYQPIATKDPKVFENAEEFVGERFVGEKGEKLLKYVYWSNGRETEEPTAENKQCPARDLVVLMCRVVLVELFLRYDTFTVEGTRSSLGWSVKVKSLTKA